The Lottiidibacillus patelloidae nucleotide sequence AAGGCAGATCTTCATGAAAAATTAGTTGGAGCTGGTATTCCAAGTGGGCCAATTCAAAATGTAAAAGAAGTGTTTGAACATCCGCAAACAAGCGAAAGGAATATGGTAGTTAAAGCCGCCTTTCCTAATCAAGAATCGGTAAGTCTTGTCGGTAGTCCTTTAAAAATGAGTAGGACAAAGATATCGGTTGAGCGCCACCCTCCAAAAGCAGGAGAGCATACAGAGGAAATTTTAACGGAGCATGGCTTCTCTGAAGAAGAGATTGCCTTATTAAAAAAGGAAAATGTTATTTAGAAAGGGTGAAAAATATGAAGTTTACATTATCAGATGAACAACAAATGGTAAAAAAAATGGTTCGAAAGTTTGTTGACGAACATATTAATCCACACATTCAAACATGGGATAGACAAGGATATTTTTCTACAGAAGTCTTGAAAAAGTTAGGAGAGCTCCATTTAATGGGTGTTTGTATCCCGAAAAAATATGGTGGGGCGGGGATGGATTACAATACGCTAGCAATCGTTTGTGATGAGTTAGAGCGTGGAGATACTGCATTTCGAACTGCGGTATCGGTTCATACGGCATTGAATAGTATGACGCTTTTGCAATGGGGAAATGAAGAACAAAAAATGAAATATTTAGTGCCGCAATCAAAGGGTGAGAAAATTGGTGCCTTCGGATTAACAGAGCCAAATGCAGGGAGTGATGTTGCTGCCATTGAAACTTCAGCACAACTAAACGATGACCATTATGTGATAAATGGCTCAAAAACTTGGATTTCATTATGTGATATTGCCGATCACTTTCTAATTTTTGCTTATACGGATAAATCGAAAAAGCATCGTGGAATTAGCTGTTTTATCGTTGAACGTGATTTCCCAGGAGTATCCTCAAAAGCGATCAAAGGAAAGCTTGGCATTCGTGCTGGTAATACAGGAGAAGTTATTTTAGATAATGTAAAAGTTCCTAAAGAAAACTTAGTCGGTGAAGAAGGAGAAGGATTTAAAATTGCAATGTCAGCGTTAGACAATGGAAGGTTTACAGTTGCCGCTGGGGCATGTGGTCAAATCAATGCATGCTTGGAAGCAAGTTTAGCTTATTGTCATGAAAGAGAAACGTTTGGTAAGAAAATTGGTGAACATCAACTTGTTCAACAAATGATTGCAAAAATGGTTGTTTCCCTCGAGAATTCCCGGTTATTAGTTTATAAAGCAGGAGAATTAAAGAATGAAGGTAAGCGGAATACAAAGGAAACATCATTAGCAAAATGGTATGCATGTGATGCAGCGTTTGATGCAGCTGTTGATGCAGTGCAAATTCATGGTGCATACGGATATTCCGATGAGTACCCAGTTGAAAGATTCTTACGAAATGCAAAAGCACCAGTAATTTATGAAGGAACAAGAGAAATTCATACGATAATGCAAGCTGAGTATGCGCTAGGGTACAGACAAGATAAAAAATTAAGAAAAATGCTCCCGTCATGGCCGTTTAACGAATAATACAGCATTGCTCCTCATATAAAGTAATAGTGGCTTGTCCAAATAAAAAAGGCTCATACGTTATGAGCCATATTGTTTTAAACAGTAACCTATCCGTCTTATTGCTTGTATTAATCGATCTTCTTTGACAGATAAAGAAATGCGGAAGTTATTATTGCTATATGAACCAAATGCAGTTCCAGGTGTTACAACTACTCCAAACTTATCTAGTAAGTTATAGCAAAATTCATTCGTGTCGACTGTATTTGGTAGTTTTACCCACAGATAAAATGTAGCTTGAGCTGGTGTTACTTCAAGATTCATTTCATTCAGCAGCCGTACTGCAATAGTTCTTCTTTGTTGAAAGATTTTATTCATTGCAGGAATAGATGAAAGCTCATGTTCCAAGGCGTAAGTAGCAGCTTTTTGAATGGGGATAAATTGGCATGTATCAGTGTTATTCTTTACTGTTGCGAGCGCTTTAATAATGTCTTTGTTCCCAACAACATAGCCTATTCGCCACCCTGTCATACTAAAAGATTTTGAAAAAGAGCCAAATTCTACGCAGCATTCTTTTGCACCTTCAACTTGTAAAATGCTTGGAGCTGGTTTGTTGTCAAAAGTCATTAATTGATAGGCAGCATCATGAGCAACTGCAATGCTATTTTTCTCAGCAAATGCAACAGTTCTAGAGAAAAAATCAATGTCAGCTGATGTAGATGTAGGATTATTTGGATAGTTAAGAAACATTAACTTACTGCATTGTAATATTTCATCAGGTATAACAGCGTAATCGGGTAAGTAGTCATTCTTAGCTAAAAGCGGCATTTCATACGCTGTTGCATCAGCTAAATATGTTGCCGTTTTGTAAACAGGATAGCTTGGATCAGGAATTAAAACGATATCATTTTTATCAGCGAGAGCAGGAACGATGTGAGAAATTCCTTCTTTCGATCCAATTAATGTTAAAACTTCCTCATTAGGATCTAACGTTACGTTGTATACATTTTTGTAATAATTAGCCACAGCTACACGGAACTCTTCAATTCCACTAAAAGGAGAATATTGAAACACTTGTTGCTGTGATGCTAATTCCGTTTGTAACTTATTGACGATGGAAGGAGGGGTTGGTAAATCAGGGGCTCCAATTCCTAAATCAATAATATCAATTCCTTCATTAATTAATTCCTTTTTCTTTTTATTAATTGAAGTAAAAACGTATGGTGGGATTCTCTTTAAACGGTTTGATAGTACATCCACTTATAAAACCACCTTTCATTTTTTAGTTATTACACAAGCTTTTACTAATTTTATTCCGGGGGAGGACAAAAAGATGACAAGAGAATATTTAAATTATATTAATGGTGAATGGGTAGCTTCAAAAGGTAATGAATATAGAGAAAACTACAATCCAGCAACAGGTGAATTATTAGGGAAGGCAACACAATCTACTGCTGATGATGTTTCTTATTCTGTAAGTATGGCGAAATTAGCCCAGCGTGAGTGGAGAAATGTACCGGCCCCAAAGCGTGGAGAAATTTTAATGAAAATTGGGGATTTGCTTAAAAGAGATAAAGAACGACTAGCTAAGATATTAACGGAAGAAATGGGGAAAGTGATTGTAGAAGCTAGAGGGGAAGTTCAAGAGGCCATAGATATGGCCTATTACATGGCTGG carries:
- a CDS encoding aminotransferase class I/II-fold pyridoxal phosphate-dependent enzyme produces the protein MDVLSNRLKRIPPYVFTSINKKKKELINEGIDIIDLGIGAPDLPTPPSIVNKLQTELASQQQVFQYSPFSGIEEFRVAVANYYKNVYNVTLDPNEEVLTLIGSKEGISHIVPALADKNDIVLIPDPSYPVYKTATYLADATAYEMPLLAKNDYLPDYAVIPDEILQCSKLMFLNYPNNPTSTSADIDFFSRTVAFAEKNSIAVAHDAAYQLMTFDNKPAPSILQVEGAKECCVEFGSFSKSFSMTGWRIGYVVGNKDIIKALATVKNNTDTCQFIPIQKAATYALEHELSSIPAMNKIFQQRRTIAVRLLNEMNLEVTPAQATFYLWVKLPNTVDTNEFCYNLLDKFGVVVTPGTAFGSYSNNNFRISLSVKEDRLIQAIRRIGYCLKQYGS
- a CDS encoding acyl-CoA dehydrogenase family protein, with amino-acid sequence MKFTLSDEQQMVKKMVRKFVDEHINPHIQTWDRQGYFSTEVLKKLGELHLMGVCIPKKYGGAGMDYNTLAIVCDELERGDTAFRTAVSVHTALNSMTLLQWGNEEQKMKYLVPQSKGEKIGAFGLTEPNAGSDVAAIETSAQLNDDHYVINGSKTWISLCDIADHFLIFAYTDKSKKHRGISCFIVERDFPGVSSKAIKGKLGIRAGNTGEVILDNVKVPKENLVGEEGEGFKIAMSALDNGRFTVAAGACGQINACLEASLAYCHERETFGKKIGEHQLVQQMIAKMVVSLENSRLLVYKAGELKNEGKRNTKETSLAKWYACDAAFDAAVDAVQIHGAYGYSDEYPVERFLRNAKAPVIYEGTREIHTIMQAEYALGYRQDKKLRKMLPSWPFNE